A single window of Coffea eugenioides isolate CCC68of chromosome 7, Ceug_1.0, whole genome shotgun sequence DNA harbors:
- the LOC113778347 gene encoding uncharacterized protein LOC113778347, translating to MGGQDKPPGPGLEPDIQPLLNASKYFLCHRNFSQSLKYADKAQQSNPNHPGPPQILAISTVLSATPSSTRPEQPEWYLIINLPRFTQDQNLIRTRCASLVNLLNPDTNPYPFAAEARDWVVKAESVLSDPDAKAQYDNGLKMTQKNIGNGGGTFWTLCPYCYFMYEYVKMYVDCVLRCQNSKCRRAFTAVAVAASAAPPPEVLEEGKYTCYGFSPLGSNNGSGGDSGEERGKSWWAPFVSMGQYPGPVRADEEKVDVRTNVDSRSEKSNGFIEISDDETAGKEKIERGGQGNGVNDGKVVMKRKKMAAIGKKKLMGKGIRVVGNNSLSAEGGEGIGFKAGGNEANANTSPGNEANANTSGGITEGCNEEELEFCAGDDDIFVAVNPCADLGCEKLRN from the exons ATGGGCGGCCAGGATAAACCCCCAGGACCCGGACTCGAACCCGACATACAGCCATTACTGAACGCCTCCAAATACTTCCTCTGTCACCGGAACTTTTCCCAGAGCTTGAAATACGCGGACAAAGCCCAGCAATCCAATCCAAACCACCCTGGTCCGCCCCAAATCCTCGCTATATCCACTGTTCTCTCGGCGACTCCGTCCTCGACCCGACCCGAACAGCCAGAATGGTACTTAATCATCAACCTCCCTCGTTTTACTCAAGACCAGAATCTGATTCGGACCCGTTGTGCTTCGCTCGTCAACCTCTTAAACCCTGACACAAACCCTTACCCATTTGCAGCCGAAGCCCGTGATTGGGTTGTCAAAGCAGAATCTGTTTTGTCTGACCCGGACGCGAAAGCCCAGTATGATAACGGATTGAAAATGACGCAAAAAAATATTGGAAATGGCGGCGGAACTTTTTGGACTTTGTGTCCGTACTGTTACTTTATGTATGAGTACGTGAAAATGTATGTGGATTGTGTCCTGAGGTGTCAGAATTCCAAATGCAGGAGGGCTTTCACGGCGGTGGCGGTTGCTGCTTCAGCGGCGCCGCCACCGGAGGTGCTGGAGGAAGGAAAGTATACCTGTTATGGGTTTTCGCCGCTGGGTTCTAACAATGGAAGTGGTGGTGATTCTGGTGAAGAGAGAGGGAAAAGTTGGTGGGCTCCATTTGTATCCATGGGTCAATATCCGGGTCCAGTTCGGGCCGATGAGGAAAAGGTGGATGTGAGGACTAATGTGGACTCAAGGAGTGAAAAGAGTAATGGGTTTATTGAAATTTCCGATGATGAAACTGCAGGTAAAGAGAAAATTGAAAGAGGGGGACAGGGAAACGGTGTTAACGATGGGAAGGTGGTGATGAAGAGGAAAAAAATGGCTGCTATAGGGAAGAAGAAATTGATGGGAAAAGGGATTAGAGTTGTTGGGAACAATAGTTTATCAGCGGAGGGTGGTGAAGGAATAGGGTTTAAAGCTGGAGGGAACGAAGCAA ATGCAAATACAAGTCCAGGGAATGAAGCAAATGCAAATACAAGTGGAGGGATAACGGAAGGCTGTAATGAGGAGGAATTGGAGTTTTGTGCTGGAGATGATGATATTTTTGTTGCTGTGAATCCTTGTGCTGATTTAGGATGTGAAAAGCTTAGGAATTGA
- the LOC113778491 gene encoding late embryogenesis abundant protein M17-like isoform X1, whose product MKSGAFILVALLCALFLLVSSTMAVDSPKDGTKEDKAKEPEQYGGRCRFGCCGRLGPYGCSRCCRTENDAKENEAKEPEQYGGPCRYGCCGRRGPYGCSRCCRTANEAEATQVNADINSNEGGGHGGGGGYGGGGGGHGGGYGGGGGGGYGGGHGGGGGHGGGGGYGGHCSYGCCGGYGKYCRCCYNPEEAQALVQNEN is encoded by the exons ATGAAGTCCGGAGCGTTTATTTTGGTTGCACTTCTATGTGCTCTATTTCTTCTCGTTTCTTCCACTATGGCTGTTGATTCACCCAAGGATGGAACAAAGG AGGACAAGGCAAAGGAACCCGAACAATATGGAGGTCGGTGTAGGTTTGGCTGCTGTGGTCGTTTGGGCCCCTATGGTTGTAGTAGGTGTTGCAGAACAG AGAACGACGCGAAGGAGAACGAGGCTAAGGAACCCGAACAATATGGAGGTCCGTGTCGTTATGGCTGCTGTGGTCGTCGGGGCCCCTATGGTTGTAGTAGGTGTTGCAGAACAG CTAATGAAGCTGAAGCAACCCAAGTAAACGCTGACATCAATAGCAATGAAGGCGGTGGACATGGTGGTGGCGGCGGCTatggaggtggtggtggcggcCATGGAGGTGGCTATGGAGGCGGCGGCGGTGGTGGCTATGGAGGTGGTCATGGTGGGGGAGGTGGTCATGGTGGTGGAGGTGGATATGGTGGGCACTGCAGCTACGGCTGTTGTGGTGGCTATGGCAAATATTGCAGGTGCTGCTACAACCCTGAAGAAGCTCAAGCTTTGGTACAAAATGAGAACTGA
- the LOC113778491 gene encoding glycine-rich cell wall structural protein-like isoform X2: MKSGAFILVALLCALFLLVSSTMAVDSPKDGTKEDKAKEPEQYGGRCRFGCCGRLGPYGCSRCCRTANEAEATQVNADINSNEGGGHGGGGGYGGGGGGHGGGYGGGGGGGYGGGHGGGGGHGGGGGYGGHCSYGCCGGYGKYCRCCYNPEEAQALVQNEN; this comes from the exons ATGAAGTCCGGAGCGTTTATTTTGGTTGCACTTCTATGTGCTCTATTTCTTCTCGTTTCTTCCACTATGGCTGTTGATTCACCCAAGGATGGAACAAAGG AGGACAAGGCAAAGGAACCCGAACAATATGGAGGTCGGTGTAGGTTTGGCTGCTGTGGTCGTTTGGGCCCCTATGGTTGTAGTAGGTGTTGCAGAACAG CTAATGAAGCTGAAGCAACCCAAGTAAACGCTGACATCAATAGCAATGAAGGCGGTGGACATGGTGGTGGCGGCGGCTatggaggtggtggtggcggcCATGGAGGTGGCTATGGAGGCGGCGGCGGTGGTGGCTATGGAGGTGGTCATGGTGGGGGAGGTGGTCATGGTGGTGGAGGTGGATATGGTGGGCACTGCAGCTACGGCTGTTGTGGTGGCTATGGCAAATATTGCAGGTGCTGCTACAACCCTGAAGAAGCTCAAGCTTTGGTACAAAATGAGAACTGA
- the LOC113778220 gene encoding uncharacterized protein LOC113778220, with the protein MQVAASMLILSTPLKNLNKSLLLHHNLHNKYHRFLPSFSVILTKPCIYLTPMATISSNSITASDSNPNNNHKGGAFTTIKERVTFQKEIKKSKFIAIAGTISNERSAQAFLTEVRDPKATHNCWAYKVGDQFRSNDDGEPSGTAGKPILSAIESSGIDRVMVVVIRYFGGIKLGTGGLVRAYGGVAADCLRNAPTCLVKSKVPMGLEIPYDLLGVLYHQLQSFRAEDIKQDYDTGKDGVTMVTFKVDFDQMESLEEAIKVSCSRDIVFFKR; encoded by the exons ATGCAGGTGGCTGCTTCTATGCTGATTCTCTCAACCCCTTTGAAAAATCTGAACAAATCCCTTCTTCTCCATCACAATCTCCATAATAAGTATCACCGTTTTCTTCCCTCATTCTCCGTAATTCTGACAAAACCCTGTATTTATCTGACGCCAATGGCCACCATTAGCAGCAATAGCATCACTGCTTCTGATTCTAATCCCAATAATAATCATAAAGGTGGTGCCTTTACCACAATTAAAGAAAGGGTCACATTTCAGAAAGAGATAAAGAAGAGTAAATTTATCGCCATTGCTGGCACCATCTCTAATGAACGCTCTGCTCAGGCCTTCCTCACTGAG GTTCGTGACCCCAAGGCTACACATAATTGTTGGGCATATAAG GTTGGGGATCAGTTTCGGAGTAATGATGACGGTGAACCATCTGGTACTGCTGGCAAGCCAATACTTTCTGCAATTGAATCTTCTGGGATTGATAGAGTTATGGTAGTCGTGATCAG GTACTTCGGAGGTATTAAACTTGGCACTGGAGGTTTAGTCAGGGCTTATGGAGGGGTTGCCGCTGATTGTTTGAGAAATGCCCCCACTTGTCTTGTCAAGTCCAAA GTTCCAATGGGCTTGGAGATTCCATATGACCTTTTGGGGGTTCTCTACCATCAG TTACAATCATTTCGGGCTGAAGACATTAAGCAAGATTATGACACTGGAAAAGATGGTGTTACCATGGTAACTTTTAAAGTTGATTTTGATCAGATGGAGAGTTTGGAGGAAGCTATCAAAGTTAGCTGCAGCAGAGATATTGTTTTCTTCAAGCGCTAA
- the LOC113776790 gene encoding protein PELPK1-like yields the protein MAASSKVCFVLSLILALSFSSIKVSNAARYLLQTTPGIPTMPSLPKLPPLPTMPSFPTATLPPLPATPLPTLPTNLPSLPKPTFPPLPSTQLPTLPSIPSIPTTIPTLPFPSPPPSS from the coding sequence ATGGCTGCTTCTTCCAAAGTTTGCTTTGTTCTGTCCTTGATCCTAGCTCTATCATTTTCAAGCATCAAGGTTTCTAACGCAGCTCGCTACCTTCTGCAGACGACGCCAGGAATACCTACAATGCCATCGTTGCCCAAGTTGCCTCCATTGCCTACCATGCCAAGCTTCCCTACAGCCACATTGCCACCATTGCCAGCTACCCCTTTGCCCACATTACCCACAAATCTTCCATCACTGCCAAAGCCCACATTTCCGCCATTGCCAAGCACTCAGCTTCCAACTTTGCCTTCCATTCCATCTATTCCTACTACAATTCCTACTTTACCTTTCCCCTCACCACCACCATCAAGCTAG
- the LOC113778803 gene encoding transcription factor bHLH30-like encodes MHTLPSFYEVGSCSESYNFLHEILNSREQLHLDNSNVNAISMAEAKAVAANKSHSEAERRRRKRINGHLATLRNLLPKTIKADKASLLAEVVRCLRELKKSTEELSATEGDDQSNTAMKLMFPSETDELKLCYDDGDSRTIKATLCCEDRPEMMIELKRALNAVKAKVVKAEMATVGGRTKTVLWLQASEAGEEGLATIRRALKVVVDRSIMLSTPGQALPGNKRPRPYHC; translated from the exons ATGCATACTTTGCCAAGTTTCTATGAAGTTGGAAGCTGTTCAGAGTCTTACAACTTCCTTCACGAAATTTTGAACTCAAGAGAGCAACTGCACCTTGACAATTCAAACGTTAATGCCATTTCAATGGCTGAGGCAAAAGCAGTTGCAGCAAACAAGAGCCACAGTGAAGCtgaaaggagaagaagaaagcgTATCAATGGTCATCTTGCGACACTTCGCAACCTTCTTCCCAAAACCATCAAA GCAGACAAGGCATCATTGTTAGCTGAGGTTGTCCGGTGCCTAAGAGAGCTAAAGAAGTCAACAGAAGAACTCTCAGCTACAGAAGGTGATGATCAGTCCAACACAGCAATGAAACTCATGTTTCCTAGTGAAACTGATGAACTCAAGTTATGTTATGATGATGGAGATTCAAGGACTATAAAGGCAACATTATGCTGCGAGGACCGACCGGAGATGATGATAGAGTTAAAGAGGGCATTAAACGCAGTGAAAGCTAAGGTGGTGAAGGCAGAAATGGCAACAGTTGGGGGAAGAACAAAAACTGTGCTTTGGCTGCAAGCTTCAGAAGCTGGAGAAGAAGGGCTGGCGACAATAAGGAGAGCACTGAAAGTGGTTGTAGACAGGTCTATCATGTTGTCTACTCCTGGCCAGGCTTTGCCGGGTAACAAGCGGCCTCGTCCCTATCACTGCTGA